The following proteins are co-located in the Amyelois transitella isolate CPQ chromosome W, ilAmyTran1.1, whole genome shotgun sequence genome:
- the LOC132904313 gene encoding putative nuclease HARBI1, producing MARLVLQSVIFSDACRKDLRETRNLRRIARYADKALAMSDDEFKRNDRVTKALFHNLYQELKPLMQAPKRRSDISTKYKILIALSFYATGSYQRLVGCSLGTPMSQQSVSRALKDVTAALNHPTILHKYIKFPQTVPERNVIKRRFYEKFRIPGVIGCIDGTHVAIVRPAENEERYFNRKHFHLRNVLIFLEKEEKVAFKLSPKDGPKSSALRRLSEEEEREK from the exons ATGGCTCGTTTGGTGTTGCAAAGTGTAATTTTCAGTGATGCCTGTAGAAAGGATTTGCGAGAAACGCGTAATTTGCGTAGGATTGCTCGGTACGCCGATAAAGCACTTGCTATGAGTGATGACGAATTTAAGCGAAATGATCGTGTCACCAAGGCATTGTTCCATAATTTATATCAAGAGCTAAAACCCTTGATGCAAgctcctaaaagaagaagtgatatcagtacaaaatacaag ATACTAATAGCACTTTCATTCTATGCAACTGGCAGCTACCAACGCCTAGTAGGATGTTCACTAGGTACTCCCATGTCGCAGCAATCAGTATCTCGGGCATTGAAGGATGTGACAGCAGCATTGAATCACCCGACAATcctgcataaatacataaaatttcctCAAACTGTTCCAGAACGCAATGTTATTAAAAGAAG gttttatgaaaaatttcgCATTCCTGGAGTAATAGGATGCATAGATGGAACCCATGTGGCAATAGTACGTCCTGCTGAAAATGAAGAAAGATATTTTAACAGAAAACATTTCCATTTAAGAAATGTattaata TTCTtggagaaagaagaaaaagtaGCGTTCAAATTATCGCCTAAAGATGGCCCAAAATCGTCAGCACTGAGGAGGCTGTCCGAGGAAGaggaaagagaaaaataa
- the LOC132904173 gene encoding activity-regulated cytoskeleton associated protein 2-like, giving the protein MVLTRSRAGSSSADAAQANVVASPPPTPEAVRPPAPAPEAVPLPPLAPIMITTEQLRFLMERVNGPPTVSSSLHGNFAECTARFDGEKSSNVESFVDAIEVYKDCVGVSDENALRGLPMLLTGLAATWWQGVKDHTPTWSAAIEALKQPFGPRLPPHKIYRKIFEREQRSNEATDLFICHIRAIMSLLPLHSLSMTVQLDMTYGLLH; this is encoded by the coding sequence ATGGTGCTTACGAGATCTCGCGCAGGGAGTTCGTCGGCGGACGCTGCCCAAGCTAATGTGGTGGCGTCGCCGCCGCCCACTCCGGAAGCTGTACGACCACCTGCACCTGCGCCGGAGGCTGTTCCATTGCCTCCGCTTGCTCCAATTATGATAACAACCGAGCAGCTGAGATTTTTAATGGAAAGGGTTAATGGCCCACCAACTGTAAGTAGTTCCTTACATGGTAATTTCGCAGAATGCACAGCACGATTCGACGGCGAGAAGTCTAGCAACGTGGAATCTTTTGTAGACGCTATAGAGGTCTATAAAGATTGTGTTGGAGTAAGCGACGAAAACGCCTTGCGTGGCTTGCCTATGTTACTCACCGGCTTGGCTGCGACATGGTGGCAGGGTGTGAAGGATCATACCCCAACCTGGTCTGCCGCCATCGAAGCACTCAAACAACCGTTTGGACCAAGGTTGCCCCCAcacaaaatttatagaaaaatatttgaaagggAACAGCGTAGTAACGAAGCTACAGACCTTTTTATATGTCACATCAGGGCAATAATGTCACTGTTACCCCTTCATTCCCTGTCGATGACCGTGCAATTAGATATGACGTACGGTTTGCTACATTGA